One window of the Actinomyces wuliandei genome contains the following:
- the glp gene encoding gephyrin-like molybdotransferase Glp codes for MRTVAEHLAACLETAQAAAPLDVALPDAVECVLAQDVVAGADLPVVDLAGADGYAVASADLAGASLAAPVTLRVVDAVRAGEGRSGRLVPGCAVLVDSGAVMPVGADAVVPWTQTDRGADRVAVYSAVPGGHGVRHRAEDVGAGVTVLARGTRVTARQVALLANLGLSRVPVRPAPRVVVVPVGGELVEPTPVREVEEVCDANGAALASAVTEAGGQAFRVAAVPDDPRAVQETLEDQLVRADLIVTTGGLSAGQSDCVKEVLAPLGTVRFDSVAMTPGRQLGLGTVEGTPVFCLPGDPVSALIAFETFVRPVLRQVAGYTSLHRGSLPAAVSVGWHSPAGMREFVPVRLVGSPSRGYRAEPTAQPGAARLYGLARANAIAVVPEDTHTVVAGDTLHCLLLDT; via the coding sequence ATGAGAACAGTCGCCGAGCACCTGGCTGCGTGCCTTGAGACTGCCCAGGCGGCTGCGCCGCTGGACGTCGCCCTTCCTGACGCCGTGGAGTGCGTGCTCGCCCAGGACGTCGTGGCCGGGGCAGACCTGCCTGTAGTCGACCTGGCGGGAGCTGACGGCTACGCCGTCGCCTCCGCCGACCTGGCAGGCGCCTCCCTCGCGGCCCCCGTCACCCTCAGGGTGGTGGATGCCGTGCGGGCCGGGGAGGGGCGCTCCGGCCGGCTGGTGCCCGGCTGCGCGGTCCTGGTTGACTCCGGGGCGGTCATGCCTGTGGGTGCCGATGCCGTGGTGCCGTGGACGCAGACCGACCGTGGTGCGGACCGTGTCGCGGTCTACAGCGCCGTGCCTGGAGGACATGGTGTGCGCCACCGTGCGGAGGACGTCGGAGCCGGGGTGACGGTGCTGGCCCGAGGCACCAGGGTCACTGCCAGGCAGGTGGCCCTGCTTGCCAACCTGGGACTGAGCCGGGTGCCTGTTCGCCCCGCCCCCCGTGTCGTCGTGGTCCCGGTCGGGGGCGAGCTGGTCGAGCCGACGCCCGTCCGTGAGGTCGAGGAGGTCTGTGACGCTAACGGTGCCGCCCTGGCCTCCGCTGTGACCGAGGCCGGCGGGCAGGCTTTCAGGGTGGCGGCGGTGCCCGATGACCCGCGTGCCGTGCAGGAGACCCTGGAGGACCAGCTGGTGCGGGCCGACCTCATCGTGACCACCGGTGGGCTCTCGGCAGGCCAGAGCGACTGCGTCAAGGAGGTCCTGGCGCCGCTGGGGACCGTCCGCTTCGACTCGGTGGCCATGACGCCGGGCAGGCAGCTGGGGCTTGGGACGGTCGAGGGCACACCGGTCTTCTGCCTGCCCGGGGACCCGGTCAGCGCGCTCATCGCCTTTGAGACCTTTGTCCGTCCGGTCCTGCGTCAGGTTGCCGGGTACACCAGTCTGCACCGCGGCTCTCTTCCCGCCGCGGTGTCGGTGGGCTGGCACTCCCCGGCGGGGATGCGCGAGTTCGTCCCGGTCCGCCTGGTCGGCTCCCCCTCGCGCGGGTACCGTGCTGAGCCGACGGCACAGCCTGGGGCCGCGCGGCTCTATGGCCTGGCCAGAGCGAACGCGATCGCCGTGGTCCCGGAGGACACGCACACCGTCGTCGCCGGGGACACCCTGCACTGCCTTCTTCTGGACACCTGA
- a CDS encoding asparagine synthetase B family protein, with protein sequence MLDSMEQRGPHGSRVQTLPGHGAFGHMALPLYANATEQPWVADDGTAVTFSGEIYNARELSSEEFGADTRFPGEAPLLALMVKHHGAASLSRLRGMYSIAIWDPQRAELTLARDRLGKKPLYYTWQPSEAGDRGEVVFASVLDALSSGLHDSPPPATEVLTDYVRTRCVPAPGTAFRGVFKIRPGEVMTIRHGKVSALLNRSVRGAGPAPRTPAPDLRTLLARAIDRRTVPLSQQPGLLFSGGVDSTAVGALLNRVTPRPVDAFCVVSSSEEERWIRLLADDMGVRVHVEHPNVDDLADESLAALQDLDEPMADPSLVVTRRAARLASCHTEVVLTGDGADELFYGYRWFEVQHLLHLLRRVPDPVVRQSLLTLGSQRLRGLGLPITPFAADIAASVGAPPDKQFLLAHAGAPPETLLRLLGGSTAVHPEDHRTARSRDDALARSRDGIFRRFLVDLVITKIDRATMAYGVEARSPFLDEDLVAWGLSLRPTDCRRGRLGKAPVRALVKDLVGRRPALRRKQGFRAPLAAVLRGPLRPLVESRLASDRLRDTGRWDPVTVDELVRDHMVRGVDRTQILWTLLVYESWRERCAQGHEVGVTAP encoded by the coding sequence ATGCTCGACAGCATGGAGCAGCGAGGGCCCCATGGCTCCCGCGTCCAGACACTACCGGGGCACGGCGCCTTCGGGCACATGGCACTGCCTCTTTATGCCAACGCGACGGAACAGCCCTGGGTGGCCGATGATGGCACCGCCGTCACATTCAGTGGTGAGATATACAACGCGCGCGAACTGTCCTCAGAGGAGTTTGGTGCCGACACCAGGTTCCCCGGGGAGGCCCCCCTCCTAGCACTCATGGTCAAGCACCATGGTGCTGCGAGTCTGTCCCGACTCCGCGGGATGTACTCGATCGCGATATGGGATCCCCAGCGGGCCGAGCTGACCCTGGCACGAGACCGGCTCGGCAAGAAGCCGCTCTACTACACCTGGCAGCCGTCCGAGGCCGGGGACCGGGGCGAGGTGGTCTTCGCCTCCGTGCTCGACGCCCTGAGCTCGGGCCTGCACGACAGCCCGCCACCGGCGACGGAGGTGCTCACCGACTACGTGCGCACACGCTGCGTTCCCGCCCCCGGGACGGCCTTTCGCGGAGTCTTCAAGATCCGCCCCGGCGAGGTGATGACGATTCGGCACGGAAAGGTCTCCGCGCTACTCAACCGGTCTGTGCGAGGGGCCGGACCAGCACCCCGCACACCGGCACCGGACCTTCGGACCCTGCTGGCCCGCGCCATAGACCGCCGCACGGTCCCACTGTCGCAGCAGCCAGGGCTGTTGTTCAGCGGAGGGGTTGACTCGACGGCAGTCGGTGCGCTCCTCAACCGAGTAACCCCAAGACCGGTCGACGCCTTCTGCGTCGTGAGCTCGTCGGAGGAGGAGCGCTGGATCCGCCTCCTCGCCGACGACATGGGTGTGCGTGTCCACGTCGAGCACCCCAACGTGGACGACCTCGCGGACGAGTCGCTAGCGGCCCTGCAGGACCTGGACGAGCCCATGGCCGACCCGTCGCTGGTGGTGACACGCCGTGCCGCACGACTGGCCTCATGTCACACAGAGGTGGTACTGACGGGTGACGGCGCGGACGAGCTGTTCTACGGGTACCGGTGGTTTGAGGTACAGCATCTGCTGCACCTCCTGCGCCGCGTGCCCGACCCGGTCGTGAGGCAGTCGCTCCTCACCCTGGGATCCCAGAGGCTGCGCGGACTGGGACTGCCCATCACCCCGTTCGCCGCCGACATCGCCGCCAGCGTCGGCGCCCCGCCGGACAAGCAATTTCTGCTGGCGCACGCAGGGGCACCACCCGAGACCCTCCTCCGGCTCCTCGGCGGCTCCACTGCCGTCCACCCCGAGGACCACCGGACAGCCCGCAGCCGCGACGACGCGCTGGCGCGGTCCCGCGATGGCATATTCCGGCGCTTCCTCGTTGACCTGGTTATCACGAAGATCGATCGCGCGACCATGGCGTATGGTGTTGAGGCGCGTTCACCTTTCCTGGATGAAGACCTGGTCGCCTGGGGGCTCTCGCTCCGCCCCACGGACTGCCGTAGGGGACGGTTGGGCAAGGCACCCGTGCGAGCGCTGGTGAAGGACCTGGTGGGTCGACGCCCGGCGCTGCGCAGGAAACAGGGATTTCGTGCCCCCCTGGCGGCGGTCCTGCGAGGCCCCTTGCGCCCGCTCGTCGAGTCACGGCTGGCCAGCGACCGCTTGCGCGACACCGGACGGTGGGACCCTGTCACGGTCGACGAGCTCGTCCGGGACCACATGGTCCGCGGGGTGGATCGGACTCAGATCCTGTGGACGCTGCTCGTGTACGAGTCCTGGCGGGAGAGATGCGCTCAAGGGCACGAAGTGGGGGTGACAGCGCCCTGA
- a CDS encoding SDR family oxidoreductase, which produces MHDTMRDFDGRTVLVTGASGGIGGATARMLAARGAQVLACGRNEEALGALTARTGATALRFDVTKEDEVRDAVEGRDLDGVVNCAGWGGAIETPQDADVEVFDTVMAVNARSTLLVTKYASRQMIRHGRGGSIVNVSSQASLVGLTGHIAYGSSKAAMDNMTRVSALELGRYNIRVNSVNPTVVMTPMSAWYWGRPEIEGPFLEQMPLGRWASEDDIAGPIVFLLSDQAAMITGVCLPIDGGYTNR; this is translated from the coding sequence ATGCACGACACCATGCGCGACTTCGACGGACGAACAGTCCTGGTCACAGGCGCGAGCGGAGGGATCGGAGGCGCGACCGCGCGCATGCTGGCGGCTCGCGGCGCCCAGGTACTGGCATGCGGACGCAATGAGGAGGCCCTGGGTGCCCTCACCGCCCGGACCGGCGCCACTGCCCTGCGCTTCGACGTCACCAAGGAGGACGAGGTCCGTGACGCTGTCGAGGGACGAGACCTTGACGGCGTGGTCAACTGCGCCGGCTGGGGAGGGGCGATCGAGACGCCGCAGGATGCTGACGTCGAGGTCTTCGACACGGTCATGGCGGTCAACGCCCGCAGCACGCTGCTGGTCACCAAGTACGCCTCGCGGCAGATGATCCGTCACGGCCGGGGCGGCTCCATCGTCAACGTCTCCAGCCAGGCCAGCCTCGTGGGACTCACCGGGCACATCGCCTACGGGTCCTCCAAGGCGGCGATGGACAACATGACCCGGGTCAGCGCGTTGGAGCTGGGCCGCTACAACATCCGTGTCAACAGCGTCAACCCGACCGTCGTGATGACCCCTATGTCTGCCTGGTACTGGGGGCGGCCCGAGATCGAGGGCCCATTCCTTGAACAGATGCCGTTGGGGCGGTGGGCCTCCGAGGACGACATCGCCGGCCCCATTGTCTTTCTCCTCAGCGACCAGGCGGCCATGATCACCGGAGTCTGCCTGCCCATCGACGGGGGCTACACCAACAGGTAG
- a CDS encoding SAF domain-containing protein yields MIVGRRTHRTRPSSPSPRPRTQPRTRAPRPSRLLWRHRHLVVAACLATAVVAALNVLRPAPPPTQEVLVAAREVSAGALVTEDDVARRNVPAQGLPESGLAGEEVVGQRSAITLEPGTVLTSSMTSAALTQGLDPDQRVVQVPVGVGAELAEPGAQVDVIDARATSSIAQAVESPSEEAPPVLSSPVSTQRPQTTVLTRRARVLMTQPGDDSTPWGTGTKVTLITIAVSSGDATLVAAAATTGALGIVLSP; encoded by the coding sequence ATGATCGTAGGTCGTCGCACACACCGAACCAGGCCCTCCTCCCCCTCCCCACGACCGCGGACACAGCCCCGTACCCGAGCACCACGCCCCTCCCGCCTGCTGTGGAGGCACCGGCACCTGGTCGTGGCCGCCTGCCTGGCAACCGCAGTGGTGGCGGCGCTGAACGTGCTGCGCCCCGCCCCGCCCCCGACGCAGGAGGTGCTGGTGGCCGCCAGGGAGGTCAGCGCCGGCGCGCTCGTCACCGAGGACGACGTGGCCCGACGCAACGTCCCCGCGCAGGGGCTGCCCGAGTCCGGCCTGGCCGGGGAGGAGGTGGTCGGGCAGCGCTCAGCCATCACCCTGGAGCCTGGAACGGTCCTCACGAGCTCCATGACGAGCGCGGCACTGACCCAGGGGCTCGATCCCGACCAGCGAGTCGTCCAGGTACCGGTCGGTGTCGGAGCAGAGCTGGCGGAGCCAGGGGCGCAGGTAGACGTCATCGACGCACGTGCCACCAGCAGCATCGCGCAGGCCGTTGAGAGCCCTTCTGAGGAGGCTCCCCCTGTCCTGTCCAGCCCGGTATCCACCCAGAGGCCACAGACCACCGTGCTGACACGACGGGCACGGGTCCTCATGACCCAGCCGGGTGACGACAGCACCCCCTGGGGAACAGGGACGAAAGTCACACTCATAACCATTGCTGTTTCCTCAGGTGACGCTACCCTGGTTGCCGCTGCGGCCACCACTGGAGCGCTCGGTATTGTCCTGAGCCCGTGA
- a CDS encoding 5-formyltetrahydrofolate cyclo-ligase gives MSNGARPLPDTGALTTDDAKERLREVLRDRRSSLHRHPTHGHGPGCEALTSHALQAVNGARCVAAFVSVGSEPCTRLLLERLGEQGVEVLLPVLGPRLARCWGRFSGSHDLAERSPGRPPEPGGQALPAQAVAQAEALIVPALAVDRSGQRLGQGGGWYDRMLPLRRDGTPAFAVVHPDELFTDHLPVEPHDQRVDAIICEEQWFLLEGSQFSSSGPPPA, from the coding sequence ATGAGCAACGGCGCCCGCCCCCTCCCCGACACCGGAGCCCTCACGACTGACGACGCCAAGGAGCGGCTGCGCGAGGTGCTCCGGGACCGCCGGTCCTCCCTCCACCGCCATCCCACCCACGGCCACGGCCCCGGGTGCGAGGCACTGACCAGCCACGCCCTCCAGGCTGTCAACGGCGCCCGGTGCGTGGCCGCCTTTGTCTCCGTGGGGTCCGAGCCCTGCACCCGGCTCCTGCTGGAACGGCTGGGCGAGCAGGGGGTGGAGGTGCTCCTGCCCGTCCTGGGCCCACGCCTGGCCCGCTGCTGGGGCCGCTTCAGCGGCAGCCACGACCTGGCTGAGCGCTCACCGGGACGCCCGCCCGAGCCCGGGGGGCAGGCACTGCCCGCACAGGCAGTGGCACAGGCAGAGGCACTCATCGTCCCGGCCCTGGCGGTGGACCGCTCAGGCCAGCGGCTGGGACAAGGAGGCGGCTGGTACGACCGCATGCTGCCCCTGCGCCGCGACGGCACCCCCGCCTTCGCGGTCGTCCACCCCGACGAGCTGTTCACCGACCATCTCCCGGTCGAGCCGCACGACCAGCGTGTTGACGCCATCATCTGCGAGGAGCAGTGGTTCCTGCTGGAGGGCTCGCAGTTCTCCTCCAGCGGCCCGCCCCCGGCCTGA
- the mscL gene encoding large conductance mechanosensitive channel protein MscL → MIKGFRDFISQGNVLDLAVAVIIGAAFAPIVEAVTNVIMGIVGALVGQPNFDSVGEFSINGSDMIQPGTIVTQVVNFLLVAAAVYFCIVMPMNRLNERRKKAAEEAAEPTDVELLTEIRDLLSQQRG, encoded by the coding sequence ATGATCAAGGGCTTCAGGGACTTTATCTCCCAGGGCAACGTCCTCGACCTCGCCGTCGCCGTCATCATCGGCGCTGCTTTCGCCCCTATCGTTGAGGCCGTCACCAACGTCATCATGGGTATTGTCGGCGCCCTGGTGGGCCAGCCGAACTTCGACTCCGTCGGTGAGTTCTCCATCAACGGCTCGGACATGATCCAGCCCGGCACGATCGTCACCCAGGTCGTCAACTTCCTGCTTGTCGCCGCAGCCGTCTACTTCTGCATCGTCATGCCCATGAACAGGCTTAACGAGCGTCGTAAGAAGGCGGCCGAGGAGGCCGCCGAGCCGACCGACGTCGAGCTGCTGACCGAGATCCGGGACCTGCTCTCCCAGCAGCGGGGCTAG
- a CDS encoding DUF4342 domain-containing protein, protein MTTQTPGAGDRQQPGTSQQGGSRTVLEWIDVAGDQLLVTVRQLVAGGSVRRVILRDSSGRELLTIPLTAGAVVGGVTVLAAPVLAAVGVVAAMVTRVTLEVERTDAGPETTAAGYGAGGKADGVVPATGTDPAPEALLSLPPGERRADEVSPAAGETD, encoded by the coding sequence ATGACGACACAGACACCCGGGGCAGGCGACCGACAGCAGCCTGGTACCAGTCAGCAGGGCGGTTCTCGCACGGTCCTGGAGTGGATCGACGTGGCTGGGGACCAGCTTCTCGTTACCGTGAGGCAGCTCGTGGCAGGTGGCAGTGTCCGCCGCGTGATCCTGCGGGACTCCTCGGGGCGGGAGCTGCTCACTATTCCGCTGACTGCTGGTGCGGTAGTCGGAGGTGTCACGGTCCTGGCCGCACCAGTGCTTGCCGCTGTCGGCGTTGTCGCCGCCATGGTCACCAGGGTGACCTTGGAGGTGGAGCGTACTGATGCTGGGCCTGAGACGACAGCCGCTGGCTATGGAGCGGGTGGGAAGGCGGACGGAGTGGTGCCAGCAACCGGCACGGACCCGGCTCCTGAGGCCCTCCTCTCCCTCCCGCCGGGGGAGAGGAGGGCCGATGAGGTGTCCCCGGCCGCCGGCGAGACTGACTGA
- a CDS encoding GNAT family N-acetyltransferase has translation MADLPRRRSAVSSRYRWPVRLCQEDVAVRGLVRGAGVVCLRELRPGDEEEWLRLRLSEAGRLASWEATCPPGAQEDLPEFPDYVRQQARHARQGRAMPFALEVDGVLAGQVSADPIQWGSVRSAQVGYWIASAYEGRGVMRLAVAMVVDHLMGAQVGLHRVEVNVRPGNRRSIALCRALGLREEGLRRAFMHIAGDWADHVSFAVLSEELGGAGMVARLEARARPRGACDS, from the coding sequence GTGGCTGACCTGCCCCGGCGCAGGTCGGCGGTGTCCTCCCGCTACCGGTGGCCTGTGCGCCTGTGCCAGGAGGACGTCGCTGTCCGAGGCCTGGTGCGGGGAGCGGGCGTGGTGTGCCTGCGAGAGCTGCGGCCTGGCGACGAGGAGGAGTGGCTCCGGCTGCGCCTGTCCGAGGCGGGTCGGCTTGCGTCCTGGGAGGCGACCTGCCCTCCCGGGGCGCAGGAGGACCTGCCCGAGTTTCCCGACTACGTGCGTCAGCAGGCGCGGCACGCCCGGCAGGGGCGGGCTATGCCCTTTGCGCTGGAGGTCGACGGGGTGCTGGCGGGACAGGTGAGTGCCGACCCGATCCAGTGGGGGTCCGTGCGCAGTGCCCAGGTGGGCTACTGGATCGCCTCTGCCTATGAGGGGCGGGGGGTGATGCGTCTTGCTGTCGCCATGGTCGTGGACCACCTGATGGGAGCCCAGGTAGGCCTGCACCGCGTCGAGGTCAATGTGCGTCCGGGGAACCGGCGCAGTATTGCGCTGTGCCGCGCGCTGGGACTGCGTGAGGAGGGGCTGCGTCGTGCTTTTATGCATATAGCCGGGGACTGGGCCGATCATGTGTCCTTTGCGGTTCTTTCTGAGGAGCTCGGTGGCGCGGGGATGGTGGCGCGGCTGGAGGCGCGAGCTCGGCCACGAGGCGCGTGTGACTCATGA